A single Carnobacterium alterfunditum DSM 5972 DNA region contains:
- a CDS encoding glycoside hydrolase family 1 protein yields the protein MILVVEQFPKDFLWGGAVAANQLEGAYNEDGKGLTVQDVTPHGGFGPITEGPTEDNMKLVGIDFYHRYKEDIKLFAEMGFKTFRTSIAWSRIFPNGDETEPNEAGLKFYDDLFDELLKYNIEPLVTLSHYETPLHLAKEYDGWVNRKMIGFYENYVRTVFTRYKGKVKYWLTFNEINSILHAPFMSGGIATAPEKLTQKDLYQAVHHELVASALATKIGHELMPEAQIGCMVLAMPTYPLTPNPDDVIAAMEAERKNYFFSDVHVRGVYPGYMKRFFRENAIELDFGPEDEELLKNTVDFISFSYYMSSTETADESKRVAGEGNILGGIPNPYLEASEWGWQIDPKGLRIVLNDFWDRYQKPLFIVENGLGANDELITDENGNKTVYDDYRIDYLNDHLVQVGEALKDGVEVMGYTTWGCIDLVSASTAELKKRYGFIYVDRHDDGSGTLKRYKKKSFTWYKKIIETNGVSLIEK from the coding sequence ATAATTTTGGTAGTAGAACAATTTCCGAAAGACTTTTTGTGGGGTGGAGCAGTAGCTGCTAACCAATTAGAAGGCGCTTATAACGAGGATGGAAAAGGATTAACTGTACAAGATGTAACACCACATGGCGGATTTGGTCCAATAACTGAAGGACCTACAGAAGATAATATGAAACTTGTAGGAATTGATTTTTACCATCGCTACAAAGAGGATATCAAATTATTTGCAGAAATGGGATTTAAAACCTTCCGCACATCGATCGCTTGGTCGCGCATCTTTCCTAATGGAGATGAGACCGAACCAAATGAAGCTGGATTAAAATTTTATGATGATTTATTTGATGAACTACTTAAATATAATATCGAACCATTAGTAACGCTATCCCACTATGAAACACCGTTACACTTAGCAAAAGAGTATGATGGCTGGGTCAATCGTAAGATGATTGGTTTTTATGAAAATTATGTACGCACTGTCTTTACACGTTACAAAGGGAAGGTGAAATACTGGTTGACCTTTAATGAAATCAATTCAATCCTACATGCACCGTTTATGAGCGGTGGGATTGCTACTGCACCAGAAAAACTGACACAAAAAGATTTGTATCAAGCTGTTCATCACGAGTTAGTGGCAAGTGCGTTGGCTACAAAAATTGGACATGAATTAATGCCTGAAGCACAAATCGGATGTATGGTTTTAGCTATGCCGACATACCCATTAACTCCAAATCCAGATGATGTTATTGCTGCTATGGAAGCAGAACGTAAAAACTATTTCTTCTCTGATGTACACGTTCGAGGAGTTTACCCAGGATATATGAAACGATTCTTCCGCGAAAATGCTATTGAATTAGATTTTGGTCCAGAAGATGAAGAACTATTGAAAAATACGGTTGATTTTATCTCGTTCAGTTATTACATGAGTTCTACTGAAACAGCGGATGAAAGTAAACGAGTAGCAGGTGAAGGCAATATTTTAGGTGGGATACCTAATCCATACTTAGAAGCATCTGAGTGGGGATGGCAAATTGACCCTAAAGGGTTGCGAATTGTATTGAATGATTTCTGGGATCGTTACCAAAAACCTTTGTTTATTGTTGAAAATGGATTGGGAGCTAACGATGAACTGATTACAGATGAGAATGGAAATAAAACAGTTTATGATGATTATCGCATTGATTACTTAAATGATCATTTGGTACAAGTTGGAGAAGCACTTAAAGATGGTGTCGAAGTTATGGGTTACACAACGTGGGGATGTATCGATTTGGTCAGTGCTTCAACAGCTGAGTTAAAGAAACGTTATGGATTCATTTATGTTGATCGTCATGATGATGGTTCAGGAACATTAAAACGTTACAAAAAGAAAAGTTTCACATGGTATAAAAAAATCATTGAAACGAATGGAGTAAGTCTAATCGAAAAATGA
- the ascB gene encoding 6-phospho-beta-glucosidase has translation MKKIEGFPKGFLWGGATAVNQFEGAYNEGGKGLSTADMVKFIPKEERTGGFSLDVSRKEIEAILAGNVDAVFPKRFGVDFYHHYKEDIALLAEMGFKVFRLSLNWARIFPNGDDAAPNEAGLAFYDDVFDECLKYGIEPLVTLSHYETPLNLTLKYNGWADRQVIDFFVQYAETVFTRYQNKVKYWLTFNEINIITLSPYTGGGVLVEEAENPLELSYQAGHHQFVASALVTKIGHEINPEFKIGCMLARMTTYPETNNPKDVLKAQEENQLNLFFTDVQARGEYPAYMGRYFHEKNINIYKERGDDEILKAYPVDFISFSYYMSSTTSSKPLENQVSGNFMGGIKNTYLETSDWGWQIDPIGLRWTLNDFYDRYQLPLFIVENGLGAYDKVEEDGSIHDDYRIDYLQKHIEQMREAVKDGVDLIGYTSWGAIDLVSASTSEMSKRYGYVYVDQDDEGNGTLKRSKKDSFYWYKKVINTNGTDLSK, from the coding sequence ATGAAAAAAATTGAAGGTTTTCCAAAAGGATTTTTATGGGGCGGTGCTACTGCAGTTAACCAATTTGAAGGAGCATATAACGAGGGAGGAAAAGGTCTTTCAACTGCGGACATGGTCAAATTCATTCCTAAAGAAGAACGGACAGGAGGATTTTCATTAGATGTTTCGCGCAAAGAAATCGAAGCAATTTTAGCAGGAAATGTGGATGCTGTTTTCCCAAAACGTTTTGGGGTTGATTTCTATCATCATTATAAAGAAGATATAGCTTTACTAGCTGAAATGGGATTTAAAGTGTTTAGACTATCTCTTAATTGGGCACGTATTTTCCCTAACGGAGATGATGCTGCACCGAATGAAGCAGGATTAGCTTTTTATGATGATGTATTTGATGAATGTTTGAAATACGGCATAGAGCCGTTAGTAACATTATCTCATTATGAAACACCACTGAATTTGACCTTAAAGTATAATGGATGGGCTGATCGTCAAGTCATTGACTTCTTTGTTCAGTACGCTGAAACGGTCTTCACTCGTTATCAAAATAAAGTGAAATACTGGCTTACATTTAACGAAATCAACATTATCACACTCAGTCCTTATACAGGAGGCGGAGTACTAGTAGAAGAAGCAGAAAATCCATTGGAGTTGTCTTATCAAGCAGGACATCATCAATTTGTAGCTAGCGCATTGGTTACAAAAATTGGACATGAAATTAATCCGGAGTTTAAAATAGGGTGTATGTTAGCACGTATGACAACTTATCCTGAAACCAACAATCCGAAAGATGTCTTAAAAGCTCAAGAGGAAAACCAATTGAATTTGTTCTTCACAGACGTTCAAGCCCGTGGTGAGTATCCTGCTTATATGGGTCGTTACTTCCATGAAAAGAACATTAATATTTATAAAGAACGCGGAGATGATGAGATTTTGAAAGCTTACCCCGTTGATTTTATTTCTTTCAGTTATTACATGTCTAGTACAACTAGCTCAAAACCGTTAGAAAATCAGGTTAGCGGCAACTTTATGGGAGGAATAAAGAATACTTATTTAGAAACCTCTGATTGGGGATGGCAAATTGATCCCATCGGATTAAGATGGACATTGAATGATTTTTACGATCGTTACCAACTGCCATTGTTCATTGTTGAAAATGGGTTAGGAGCATATGATAAAGTAGAAGAAGATGGAAGTATTCATGATGATTATCGAATCGATTATCTGCAGAAGCACATTGAACAAATGAGAGAAGCAGTAAAAGATGGAGTGGATCTAATAGGTTACACAAGCTGGGGAGCGATTGATTTAGTTAGTGCATCTACTTCAGAAATGTCTAAACGCTATGGATATGTCTACGTTGATCAAGATGATGAAGGAAACGGAACTCTAAAACGTTCAAAAAAAGATTCCTTTTATTGGTACAAAAAAGTTATCAACACTAATGGGACTGATTTAAGTAAATAA
- a CDS encoding IS3 family transposase has protein sequence MSKKLYTEYEIEILQKNPNVKSASSKSITYSPVFKIKAVKESKSGMTSTVIFENAGLPENLLGKGKAHKCVGRWKNSMAIRGQEGFHTETRGKGTRSEGEKMGSIEEQLEEAKARIAYLEGNLELVKKLEFQGRSVKNEKGNVLKTRERYELINSIIREYSLKGMVKSLCEIAEVSRSGYYYWKNNEATRYKRYEQDSNDFELLYQVYIEKNKCGVEEIKMALEAEYDIVMNHKKIRRILRIYGIMSPIRKAKPYKKMMKATQEHKTKKNLVNRDFDRGTPYKVLLTDITYLPYGNSQMAYLSAVKDGATGEIVAHHFATSLKMNLVYQTLEKLECITSDMPDTERYLHSDQGFHYTNPTYQSNVEKMGFIQSMSRRGNCWDNAPMESFFGHMKDVVLSERHENLQGLWNSVEEYISFYNHSRYQKKLKKMTPVAYRDHLLWTA, from the coding sequence ATGAGCAAAAAATTATATACAGAATATGAAATAGAGATATTGCAAAAGAATCCTAATGTAAAATCAGCATCTTCAAAAAGCATTACCTACTCACCTGTTTTTAAAATTAAAGCAGTAAAGGAAAGTAAGAGCGGAATGACCTCAACGGTCATATTTGAAAACGCTGGTCTGCCTGAAAATCTTCTAGGCAAAGGAAAAGCTCATAAATGTGTGGGTCGTTGGAAAAATAGTATGGCAATAAGAGGACAAGAAGGTTTCCATACTGAGACTCGCGGGAAAGGTACACGATCAGAAGGCGAAAAAATGGGATCTATCGAGGAGCAGTTGGAAGAAGCAAAAGCACGTATAGCTTATCTGGAAGGCAATTTGGAGTTAGTAAAAAAATTAGAATTTCAAGGAAGGAGCGTGAAAAACGAAAAAGGAAACGTTCTGAAAACCCGTGAGCGGTATGAATTAATCAATTCAATCATAAGAGAATATAGTCTTAAAGGCATGGTTAAGTCTTTGTGTGAAATTGCCGAAGTTAGTCGTAGTGGTTATTATTATTGGAAGAACAATGAGGCCACACGTTATAAGAGGTACGAACAGGACAGCAATGATTTCGAATTGCTTTATCAAGTATACATTGAGAAAAACAAATGTGGTGTAGAAGAAATAAAGATGGCATTAGAAGCTGAATATGATATCGTAATGAACCATAAAAAAATTCGAAGAATCCTTCGAATCTACGGTATCATGTCGCCCATTAGAAAAGCTAAACCTTACAAGAAAATGATGAAGGCAACACAAGAACACAAAACCAAGAAGAATCTTGTTAATCGTGATTTTGATAGAGGAACGCCTTATAAAGTATTGCTTACTGATATTACATATTTACCTTACGGTAATAGCCAAATGGCCTACCTCTCTGCCGTTAAGGATGGTGCAACAGGAGAGATCGTTGCCCACCACTTCGCTACTTCTTTAAAGATGAATTTGGTTTATCAAACTTTAGAAAAATTAGAATGTATCACAAGTGATATGCCTGATACAGAAAGATACTTGCATTCTGATCAAGGCTTCCACTACACTAATCCTACATATCAAAGTAATGTTGAAAAAATGGGATTTATACAATCCATGTCTAGAAGAGGTAACTGCTGGGATAATGCCCCAATGGAGTCCTTTTTTGGTCATATGAAGGACGTAGTCCTCTCAGAAAGACATGAAAACCTTCAGGGTTTGTGGAATTCTGTAGAAGAATATATTTCGTTTTACAATCATAGTCGTTATCAAAAAAAATTAAAGAAGATGACCCCCGTTGCTTATCGGGATCATCTTCTATGGACTGCATAA
- a CDS encoding CtsR family transcriptional regulator — protein sequence MHNQNMSDIIEAYLKKVLGQDERVEIRRSEMANRFNCVPSQINYVINTRFTVQQGYLVESKRGGGGYIRIIKVKLIDEAEMLDMMIDIVGNKITQKNACSIIERLFETEMLTKREANIMLSVMEKSLLNADGIIENELRARLLVAFLNNLKYE from the coding sequence ATGCACAATCAAAACATGTCAGATATCATTGAAGCTTATTTAAAGAAAGTGTTAGGTCAAGATGAACGAGTCGAAATTAGGCGTAGTGAAATGGCAAATCGATTTAATTGTGTTCCTTCCCAAATAAATTATGTTATAAACACCCGTTTTACTGTGCAACAAGGTTATTTAGTTGAAAGTAAACGTGGTGGTGGCGGGTATATACGTATTATCAAAGTGAAATTGATAGATGAAGCTGAGATGTTGGATATGATGATCGATATTGTTGGAAATAAAATTACCCAAAAAAATGCTTGTTCTATCATAGAAAGATTATTCGAAACTGAAATGTTGACTAAGCGAGAAGCTAACATCATGTTATCTGTGATGGAAAAATCACTCTTGAATGCTGATGGAATAATTGAAAATGAATTAAGAGCTAGATTATTAGTGGCTTTTTTAAATAATTTAAAATATGAGTAA